A genomic window from Salvelinus namaycush isolate Seneca chromosome 5, SaNama_1.0, whole genome shotgun sequence includes:
- the LOC120048761 gene encoding apolipoprotein A-I-like: MKVLVVLALAVFTGCHANLFYADEPKPQLEQLTDAFWDYVAKATQTADDTVQMIRKSQLGQDVNDRITESADVASQYAISLQEQLPPAAKDLMTKITQEAEVLRERLEQDLGSVKGKLEPYAEEMKTQVQQRVEQLKQDLAPYAEALDSETLRATLLQKSEELKGSLEQSVKELQSQLGPYTDELKQKVDLRLQDFQKRVAPLAENLQSELTTRAQMVQKSLAPYAEDLKDKLDPYAQDLKTQLTALYQAFTNTN, encoded by the exons ATGAAGGTCCTTGTGGTGCTCGCTCTGGCTGTATTCACTG GCTGCCATGCTAACCTGTTCTACGCTGATGAGCCTAAACCACAGCTGGAGCAGCTGACAGATGCCTTCTGGGACTACGTTGCCAAGGCAACGCAAACGGCCGACGACACCGTCCAGATGATCAGGAAGTCTCAGCTGGGACAGGATGTCAA tGACCGCATCACAGAGAGTGCTGATGTGGCCAGCCAATACGCCATCTCCCTGCAGGAGCAGCTTCCTCCTGCAGCCAAGGACCTGATGACCAAGATTACCCAGGAGGCTGAGGTGCTGAGAGAGCGTCTGGAGCAAGACCTGGGCAGTGTCAAGGGGAAACTGGAGCCCTACGCAGAGGAGATGAAGACACAAGTCCAGCAGAGAGTGGAGCAGTTGAAACAGGATCTGGCCCCCTATGCAGAGGCCCTGGACTCCGAGACCCTGAGGGCCACCCTGCTCCAGAAGAGTGAGGAGCTGAAGGGGAGTCTGGAGCAGAGTGTGAAGGAGCTGCAGTCCCAGCTGGGCCCCTACACTGACGAGCTGAAGCAGAAGGTGGACCTGCGCCTGCAGGACTTCCAGAAGAGAGTGGCCCCCCTGGCCGAGAACCTCCAGAGCGAGCTGACCACCAGAGCTCAGATGGTGCAGAAGAGCCTGGCCCCCTATGCTGAGGACCTGAAGGACAAGCTGGACCCCTACGCCCAGGACCTGAAGACCCAGCTCACCGCCCTCTACCAGGCCTTCACCAACACAAACTAA